The genomic window TCGTCGTCCCCTACCTGACCTGCCGCGAGCCGCAGGAGTTCGCCGCGCTGCTGGCCCGTGAGCAGGTCACCCTGCTCTCCCAGACCCCCTCCGCCTTCCGGCAGTTGACCACCGCGCTGGAGGAGCGCCCACGTCCGCTGCCCCGGCTGCGCCGGGTCCTGCTGGCCGGCGAGGCGCTGGACCCGCCCGCGGTGCGCCGCTGGTTCGGCCTGCCGCAGCCGCCGCCCGCGGTGCTGTGCAACCTGTACGGGACGACGGAGACCACGGTGCACGCCACCGCCTTCGACATCGGCGCGGACACGGCGCAGGCCTTCGACCGCAGCCAGGTCGGTTCGGTGCTCGGGCACCTGACCCAGGCGGTGCTCGACGACCGGCTGCGACCGGTGCCGCTCGGGGTGCCGGGTGAACTCTTCATCGGCGGCGAGGCGTTGGCGCACGGCTACCTCAACAGGCCGGGCCTCACCGCGCAGCGCTTCCTGGTCGACCCGTTCAGTCCGGTGCCAGGCGCGCGGATGTACCGCACCGGCGACCTGGTGCGCCGGCTGCCCGGCGGCGGCCTCGAGTACCTGGGCCGGCGGGACGGCCAGGTGAAGGTCCGGGGCTACCGGATCGAGCTGGGCGAGATCGAGAGCGCGCTCGCCGCCCACCCGTCCGTGGCCAGCTGTGCGGTCACCGTGCACGAACCCGCGCCGGGGGACCGCAGGCTGGCCGCCTACCTGACCAGCGCAGCCGAGGGCGGACCGGACCTCGCCGAGCTGCGGCGCCACCTGCGCACCACGCTGCCCGAGTACATGGTCCCGGCCAGCTTCACCGTGCTGCCCGTGCTGCCGCTGACCACCAACGGCAAGATCGACCGGGCCGCGCTGCCGGAGCCCTCGGGCGCCCTGGTGGTCCACGCCGAGGGCGAGCGGGTGGCGCCGAGCGGTGAACTGGAGGTGCTGGTGGCCAAGATCTGGTCCCAGGTGCTGGACGTGGCCGCGGCGGAGCTGGGCGCCCACGACAACTTCTTCCACCTGGGCGGGGATTCGCTGCGCGCGGTGCGGGTGGCGAGCGCGCTGCGGGCGGCGGGCTGGAGCGTGCGGCTGCAGGACTTCTTCGCGGGGCCGACGGTCGCCGCCCTCGCGGCGGCGGCCACCCCGGACCTGGCGAGCGGTGAAGAACCGCTGGAGCAACCGCCGTTCGCACTGATCACGGTGGCCGACCGGGCCGCCCTGCCGGACGGCGTGGTGGACGCCTACCCGACCGCGACCATGCAGCTGGCCATGGCCTACCACATGGAGCTGTCCGGGGGCACCGACAGCTACCACAACGTCAACAGCTACCTGGTGACCGGCGCCTTCGACCGGGCGCTCTTCGAGCAGGCCGTCACCGAGGCGATGGAGCGCCACCCGGTGCTGCGCACCTCGATCGACCTGATGTCCTTCGGCGAACCGCTCCAACTGGTGCACGGCACGCTCCCGGCCCCGGTCCGGGTCGCCGATCTGCGGCAGCTGCCGCAGCAGCAGCGGCAGGCGGCGGTGCGCGAGGAGTTCGAGCGGCTGCGGAGCACCGGCTTCGCGCTCGCCGAGGCCCCGCTCTTCGCGGCCAGCGTGCACCTGCTCGCCGAGGACGCCTTCCAGCTGACCATCGCCGAGCACCACGCGATCCTGGACGGCTGGAGCTTCACCTCGCTGCTGTCGGAACTGCTGCGCCGCCACGCCGAGTTGCTGGCCGACCCGGACCGTCCGCCGCTGGCCGCGCCGAAGTCCGGTTTCGGGGAGTTCGTCGCCACCGAGCGCGCGGCGGCGGATGACCGGGCCGCGCTGGAGTTCTGGCGCGACCGGCTGGCGGGCGTCGACGGAACCCTGCGCCCGCGCGCCGATCTCGCCCCGGTGGCCGGGGAGTTGGGCGTGCGCAGCACCGAGCGGCTGCTGCCCGGGATCGGCGCGGTGCTGCGGCTGGCCGCGGCGACCAGCGGTGGGACGCCCAAGAGCGCCGCGTTCGCCGCCCACCTGGTGGCACTGGGCCGGATCACCGGCGCACCGCGGGTGACCAGCGGTCTCTCGGTCAACGGCCGGCTGGCCAAGGACGGCGGCACCGAGGCGCTCGGTCTCTTCCTCAACACCGTGCCGGTGAGCGCGGCGGTGGACGGCGACCCCGGCGCGCTGGCCCGGCTGCTGCACGAGCAGGAGACGGCGATGCTGCCGTACCGGCGGATGCCGTTCGCGACCCTGGCCCGGTTGATGGCCGGCACCGCGCTGGACAGCAACTTCGGCTTCCTGCGCTTCCACGCGCTGGGCCGGCTCGCCGAGGGCAGCGCCCAGATCGTCAGCGACAGCCTGCGCTTCGAGCCGACCATGCGGCACGAGCCGACCAACTTCGCGCTCAGCGCGGCGGTGGTGCTGGACCCGACCTCGGACGACGGCCTGCTGCTGGTCGACCACGACCGGGCCAGGCTGCCCGAGCGGGCGGCGGCCGAGTACGCGGCCGCCTACCTGGCGGCGCTGGACGCCATCGCCGCGGGCCGGTGAACCCGCCGGACCCACGAGTGCTCACCACACCTGACGAACCATCAGCAGAGGAGTAGCCGTCATGGACGCTTTCACCGAGTTCAACGTCGTGGTCAACGAGGAGGAGCAGTACTCCCTCTGGCCGATCGAGCTGGAGCTCCCGCTCGGCTGGCGGGCCGAGGGGACCAGCGGCAGCGAGGCCGACTGCCTGGCCCGGGTCGAGCAGGTGTGGTCGGACATCCGTCCCAAGAGCCTGCGGGACTCCATCGAGCGGCGCCGGGCCGAGGAGTCCGTGCGATGACCATCGGACTGGAGATCGGGCCCGGCGCGGGCCTGGGCACCACGGGGACGGGTCTGGCCACCACGGGGGCGGGTCCGGGCACCACGGGCACGGTCGTGGGGCTCTTCGAGGAGCAGGTGCGGGCGTGCCCGCAGGCGGTGGCGCTGAGTGCGCCGGGTGCGGGTGAGTGGTCGTACGGGGAGCTGAACGCGCGGGCGAACCAGGTGGCCTGGTGGTTGCGTGGTCACGGGGTCGGCGTGGGTGACCGGGTGGGGTTGCACGTGGCGCGGTCGCTGGAGTGCGTGGCGGCGATGCTGGGGGTGCTGAAGGCCGGTGCGGCGTACGTGCCGCTGGAGCCGGGGGTGCCGTTCGAGCGGCTGGCGCACTTCGTGCGGGACGCGGCGCCGGTGGTGCTGGTGAGCGCGGATCCGGCGGCGGCGCCCCGGCTGGGTGTGCGGGTGCTGGACCTGGCGGACCCGGAGCTGGCCGGGCAGGACACCCGGGACCTGGGGCTGGAGCTCTCCGCCGAGGACGTGGTGTACGTGCCGTACACCTCGGGCTCCACCGGCCTGCCGAAGGGCACGCTGGTGCCGCACCGCGCGGTGCCGGGCTTCTTCGCCGGCGAGCGGTACGCCTACTGGGGCCCCGGGGCGACGGCGGTGCTGCACGCGGCGCTCTCCTGGGACGGCCACATCCTGGACCTCTACCCGGCGCTGCTCTCCGGCGGCCGGGTGCTGATCCCCGGCCACGGCAACTCCGACCCCATCGCCACCGCCCACACCGCGGCCGAGCACGGCGCCAGCGTGCTCTTCCTCACCACCGCCGCCTTCAACCTGCTCGCCCTCACCCAGGGCGGCCCGGCCACCGCCCCGCGGCACCTGCTGTTCGGCGGCGAGAGCGCCAGCGTCGAGTACACCCGGCAGATCGCGCGCCGCTACCCGGACACCCACCTGGTGCACTGCTACGGCCCCTCCGAGGCCACCGTCTTCACCACCGTGCAGCCGCTCGGTCCCGCCGACCTGGCCGGGGAGTCGCTGCCGATCGGGCGGCCGGTCGGCGACCGGACCGTCCACCTGCTGGACGAGCGGCTGCGGCCCACCCCGGACGGCGAGACGGGCGAACTGTACGTCGCAGGACGGGCGTTGGGCCACGGCTACCTCAACCGCCCCACTCTGACGGCCAGCAGGTTCCTGCCCGACCCGTTCAGTGCCGAACCCGGCGCGCGGATGTACCGCACCGGCGACCTGGTGCGCCGACTGCCGGACGGCAGGCTGGAGTTCGTCGGACGGCGGGACGGCCAGGTGAAGATCCGGGGCTACCGGATCGAGCTGGGCGAGATCGAGACCGTGCTCGCCGCGCTCCCGGCGGTGGCCACCTGCGCGGTCACCGTGCACGAGCCCACGCCGGGGGACAAGCGGCTGGCCGCCTACCTCACGGCCGCCGAGGGCAGCGCGCCCGACCCCGAGGGCATCCGGGAGCAGCTGCGGGCGAAGCTGCCCGAGTACCTGGTGCCGGCCACCGTCGCGGTGCTGCCCGCGCTGCCGATGACCGTCAACGGGAAGATCGACCGCCGGGCACTGCCGGCGCCGGACCCCGGCACGGACACACCGGCGGCGCTGGAGCGCCAGCAGCCGGACGAGGACCCGCTGCAGCGGCTCATCGGCCTCGCCTGGTCCCGGCTGCTGGGCGTCGGACAGGTGACGGGAAGCGACAACTTCCTCACCCT from Kitasatospora sp. NBC_01250 includes these protein-coding regions:
- a CDS encoding non-ribosomal peptide synthetase, whose amino-acid sequence is MGNYHALTRRNADRAPVSGLQRGLWFLDQLTPGSPAYNIPWVLDLDGPVELAILQQALDTILARHEALRTTFATDRDEPCQLVHAELPVRIALTDLTALPAERRTAAAAAAVAQDAGEPFSLAEGPLLRVRLIRHGAADGERSTVVAVFHHIVWDEWSMGLFERELTEAYDAALTGRTPQLPELPVQYGDYSAWERSTPRERDLAYWRQQLDGAPAVTTLPADRPRPARASARGDTYHYPLTPGTAARVGELARESGATPFTVLLAAFATLVHRYTREQDLVIGTPVSTRNRPELDHLMGYFVNVLPLRLRAGGQTTFRELVEQARDTAFDAYGHLDTPFDSIVNEVAVDRSGSQPPLVQLLFGAHTQDPAGLRLGSATGRGRSQPNGTTKFDLIWSTYDDGELHGEVEFATELFDRATIARLAEAWRELLDQAIGAPDTPLGVLGLVPPAGLPALLPRPAEPAGADLPLHRGFERRVDRAPAAPALTDAARSLSYAELDQEANRLAHHLHAAGVRRGDRVGLYLDRTAQAVVAILAVLKTGAAYVPVDLTAPSERRAFAFADARVRVVVTDQPDGAADGPWRTVHLQREAEAIARRPAHRPEAGATADDVAYLIFTSGSTGRPKGVQIAHRSVGELMADTARRLEIGATDVATLFHSYAFDVSVWEIWSALLHGGTLVVVPYLTCREPQEFAALLAREQVTLLSQTPSAFRQLTTALEERPRPLPRLRRVLLAGEALDPPAVRRWFGLPQPPPAVLCNLYGTTETTVHATAFDIGADTAQAFDRSQVGSVLGHLTQAVLDDRLRPVPLGVPGELFIGGEALAHGYLNRPGLTAQRFLVDPFSPVPGARMYRTGDLVRRLPGGGLEYLGRRDGQVKVRGYRIELGEIESALAAHPSVASCAVTVHEPAPGDRRLAAYLTSAAEGGPDLAELRRHLRTTLPEYMVPASFTVLPVLPLTTNGKIDRAALPEPSGALVVHAEGERVAPSGELEVLVAKIWSQVLDVAAAELGAHDNFFHLGGDSLRAVRVASALRAAGWSVRLQDFFAGPTVAALAAAATPDLASGEEPLEQPPFALITVADRAALPDGVVDAYPTATMQLAMAYHMELSGGTDSYHNVNSYLVTGAFDRALFEQAVTEAMERHPVLRTSIDLMSFGEPLQLVHGTLPAPVRVADLRQLPQQQRQAAVREEFERLRSTGFALAEAPLFAASVHLLAEDAFQLTIAEHHAILDGWSFTSLLSELLRRHAELLADPDRPPLAAPKSGFGEFVATERAAADDRAALEFWRDRLAGVDGTLRPRADLAPVAGELGVRSTERLLPGIGAVLRLAAATSGGTPKSAAFAAHLVALGRITGAPRVTSGLSVNGRLAKDGGTEALGLFLNTVPVSAAVDGDPGALARLLHEQETAMLPYRRMPFATLARLMAGTALDSNFGFLRFHALGRLAEGSAQIVSDSLRFEPTMRHEPTNFALSAAVVLDPTSDDGLLLVDHDRARLPERAAAEYAAAYLAALDAIAAGR
- a CDS encoding MbtH family protein, with protein sequence MDAFTEFNVVVNEEEQYSLWPIELELPLGWRAEGTSGSEADCLARVEQVWSDIRPKSLRDSIERRRAEESVR
- a CDS encoding non-ribosomal peptide synthetase, translating into MTIGLEIGPGAGLGTTGTGLATTGAGPGTTGTVVGLFEEQVRACPQAVALSAPGAGEWSYGELNARANQVAWWLRGHGVGVGDRVGLHVARSLECVAAMLGVLKAGAAYVPLEPGVPFERLAHFVRDAAPVVLVSADPAAAPRLGVRVLDLADPELAGQDTRDLGLELSAEDVVYVPYTSGSTGLPKGTLVPHRAVPGFFAGERYAYWGPGATAVLHAALSWDGHILDLYPALLSGGRVLIPGHGNSDPIATAHTAAEHGASVLFLTTAAFNLLALTQGGPATAPRHLLFGGESASVEYTRQIARRYPDTHLVHCYGPSEATVFTTVQPLGPADLAGESLPIGRPVGDRTVHLLDERLRPTPDGETGELYVAGRALGHGYLNRPTLTASRFLPDPFSAEPGARMYRTGDLVRRLPDGRLEFVGRRDGQVKIRGYRIELGEIETVLAALPAVATCAVTVHEPTPGDKRLAAYLTAAEGSAPDPEGIREQLRAKLPEYLVPATVAVLPALPMTVNGKIDRRALPAPDPGTDTPAALERQQPDEDPLQRLIGLAWSRLLGVGQVTGSDNFLTLGGHSLLAVRLVHVLRAALGVEVTLGSLLAAADLAEFTAGVRAELDRAGAEPDLPKLLARLAS